In Virgibacillus sp. NKC19-16, a single genomic region encodes these proteins:
- the spo0A gene encoding sporulation transcription factor Spo0A, which yields MNKISVGLVDDNKELVQLMEEYFEEQTDIEVIGTAHNGRDCLNMLEDMEPDVLVLDIIMPHIDGLAVLNKIREMERKNKPNVIMLTAFGQEEVMKKAVDLGASYFILKPFDLDNLAEQIRQVNGSNIFIPDPLNKVSKKERKKQDLEANITNIIHEIGVPAHIKGYMYLREAITMVYNDIELLGSITKVLYPDIAKKFNTTASRVERAIRHAIEVAWSRGNIESISALFGYTVSISKAKPTNSEFIAMVADRLRLEHKAS from the coding sequence GTGAATAAGATATCGGTTGGCTTAGTGGATGATAATAAAGAATTGGTGCAGTTAATGGAGGAGTATTTCGAGGAACAGACAGATATTGAAGTTATTGGTACTGCACACAATGGCAGAGATTGTTTAAATATGCTGGAGGATATGGAACCTGATGTATTGGTATTAGATATTATTATGCCTCATATTGATGGACTAGCGGTTTTAAATAAAATAAGAGAGATGGAAAGAAAAAATAAACCTAATGTTATTATGCTGACAGCTTTTGGTCAGGAAGAAGTAATGAAAAAGGCTGTTGATTTAGGAGCATCCTATTTTATATTGAAACCATTTGATTTGGATAACTTAGCTGAACAAATACGCCAAGTAAATGGAAGCAATATTTTTATTCCTGATCCATTAAATAAAGTGTCTAAAAAAGAGCGCAAGAAACAGGATTTGGAAGCTAATATAACCAATATCATTCATGAAATTGGCGTACCGGCACATATTAAAGGATATATGTATTTACGTGAAGCAATTACGATGGTGTATAACGATATTGAACTTTTAGGATCTATAACAAAGGTACTTTACCCTGATATCGCCAAGAAATTTAATACAACAGCATCCCGTGTGGAAAGAGCAATCCGTCATGCGATAGAAGTAGCGTGGAGCAGAGGAAATATCGAATCTATTTCAGCATTATTCGGATACACTGTCAGCATCTCAAAAGCAAAACCAACGAATTCGGAATTTATTGCAATGGTCGCCGACAGGTTGAGACTAGAACATAAAGCGAGTTAA
- the spoIVB gene encoding SpoIVB peptidase, whose product MKWKLKQSNKIRISVGVLLLIALFAIPFLNPMQKYLSIPNDIVTFNNQSPIEVPGLGDNVQVSASDDNIQAIDSSQFYAEEPGSSELVYDVAGFPIKKVDLSVLDDIRVIPGGQSIGVNLHTQGVLVVGHHQVNGQNGNLSPGEESDIKVGDVILEINGESINEMEEVKPIVEEAGKNSESLDVTIKRADETIETKLQPVLDDNEYKIGLYIRDSAAGIGTMTFHEPESDKYGALGHVISDMDTKKPIEIHDGTIVESSVSSIEKGNNGTPGEKQARFSTEENEIGTITKNSPFGIFGELNDSLNHGNYDEPMPVALSHEVEEGPAKILTVVEDEEVEEFEVEVVSSVPQKFPATKGMVIQITDPELLDATGGIVQGMSGSPIIQNGKIIGAVTHVFVNDPTSGYGVHIEWMLEEAGINVSNEEEQKAG is encoded by the coding sequence GTGAAATGGAAATTGAAACAGTCAAATAAAATTAGAATTAGCGTAGGTGTATTACTCCTCATTGCTTTATTTGCAATTCCTTTTTTAAACCCAATGCAAAAATATCTTTCCATCCCAAATGATATTGTTACCTTTAACAACCAATCACCGATCGAAGTGCCAGGTTTAGGAGATAACGTTCAGGTGAGTGCATCTGACGATAACATTCAAGCGATCGACTCCTCACAATTTTACGCTGAGGAACCGGGAAGTAGCGAGCTGGTATATGATGTTGCCGGATTTCCGATTAAAAAGGTCGATTTATCTGTATTAGATGATATTAGAGTTATTCCGGGTGGCCAATCCATTGGAGTTAACCTTCATACACAGGGAGTGCTTGTTGTCGGTCACCATCAGGTAAATGGACAAAATGGGAATTTATCGCCAGGAGAGGAATCGGATATTAAGGTTGGTGATGTTATATTAGAAATCAATGGGGAATCGATCAATGAAATGGAAGAAGTTAAACCAATTGTTGAAGAAGCAGGAAAAAATAGCGAAAGTTTAGATGTAACGATTAAGAGAGCTGATGAAACCATTGAAACAAAACTGCAGCCAGTATTGGACGATAATGAATATAAAATCGGATTATATATTCGAGATTCTGCTGCAGGTATCGGGACGATGACATTCCATGAACCAGAGTCAGATAAATATGGTGCACTAGGGCATGTTATCTCTGATATGGATACGAAAAAGCCCATCGAAATCCATGATGGAACAATCGTGGAGTCCTCAGTTAGCTCCATTGAAAAAGGAAATAATGGTACACCAGGGGAAAAACAAGCCAGATTTTCCACAGAAGAAAATGAGATAGGAACCATAACGAAAAACAGTCCGTTTGGTATTTTCGGGGAATTAAATGATTCCTTAAACCATGGAAATTATGATGAACCTATGCCAGTTGCATTATCACACGAAGTAGAAGAAGGTCCTGCAAAAATTCTAACAGTTGTTGAAGATGAGGAAGTGGAAGAATTTGAGGTAGAAGTTGTAAGTAGTGTTCCACAGAAATTTCCTGCCACAAAAGGAATGGTTATTCAAATAACGGATCCTGAATTACTTGACGCGACAGGTGGTATCGTTCAAGGAATGAGCGGTAGTCCTATCATCCAGAATGGAAAAATAATTGGTGCTGTTACACATGTGTTTGTAAATGATCCTACTTCCGGTTATGGTGTTCATATTGAATGGATGCTGGAAGAGGCAGGTATAAATGTATCTAACGAAGAAGAACAAAAAGCTGGTTAA
- the recN gene encoding DNA repair protein RecN has product MLTELSIRDFAIIDEVSITFNDGLTVLSGETGAGKSIIIDAVQLLAGGRGSVEYVRHETKKAEIEGLFTIENKNHPIYQLSKEYGIEIADAQIVLQRTITANGKSICRVNSKLVTLAILREFGKTLIDIHSQHETQSLMNPETHIELLDSYDPVSIAKAKEEYADLFKKLSTLKYRYEKFNDNEQEMAHRLDLLQFQMKELEQANLVPDEDEALEEERLSLANFEKIHNALLDAYNALYGEQKGLEWLSIAHQSLQDNTHYDNFIAEKSEEVSNSYFTLEELTYDLRNHIESLQYSPERLNEIESRLSEINRLKKKYGSTVNDILAYMAKIEEEIEEITNKDSHLTNLAEQINETAKDAYLEACQLHNIRRKAADSLMKAVHQELKGLYLEKASFSISFDHKQHERLIQNNDYTSIDLHKNGFDHVRFLISTNTGEPLKSLNKVASGGELSRIMLVLKKIFAKHQGVTSVIFDEVDTGVSGRVAQAIAEKIFQISSESQVLCITHLPQVAAMADVHKLIEKQEIENRTATLVWELTAEEKIEELSRMMTGTKLTETAKEHGKELLDLASAFKNKK; this is encoded by the coding sequence ATGTTAACAGAATTATCCATTCGTGATTTTGCAATAATTGATGAAGTATCCATTACATTTAATGACGGGCTTACTGTTTTATCCGGAGAAACCGGTGCAGGTAAATCAATTATTATTGATGCAGTTCAATTATTGGCAGGTGGACGTGGATCTGTAGAGTATGTAAGGCATGAAACAAAAAAAGCAGAAATAGAAGGGCTATTCACCATTGAAAATAAGAATCATCCGATCTACCAGCTTAGCAAGGAGTATGGAATAGAAATAGCGGATGCACAAATTGTCCTTCAACGAACAATAACAGCAAATGGAAAAAGTATATGTAGAGTTAACAGCAAGTTGGTGACCTTGGCTATTCTTAGGGAATTTGGAAAGACACTGATTGATATTCATAGTCAGCATGAAACACAATCCCTGATGAATCCGGAAACGCACATAGAATTACTTGACTCCTATGATCCTGTATCCATAGCAAAGGCAAAAGAAGAATATGCGGATTTATTTAAAAAATTATCTACCCTGAAATATCGATATGAAAAATTTAATGACAATGAACAAGAGATGGCTCACCGATTGGACTTATTGCAATTCCAAATGAAGGAACTGGAACAGGCTAACCTAGTCCCGGATGAAGACGAAGCTCTCGAGGAAGAAAGACTTTCCCTAGCTAATTTTGAAAAGATACATAATGCCCTTTTGGATGCGTACAATGCTTTATATGGTGAACAAAAAGGGCTGGAATGGTTAAGTATCGCTCACCAGTCATTACAGGATAATACCCATTATGATAATTTCATTGCAGAAAAATCGGAGGAAGTATCCAATAGTTATTTTACCCTTGAGGAATTAACTTATGATCTGCGCAATCATATTGAAAGTCTGCAATATAGTCCGGAACGCTTAAATGAAATCGAATCACGCCTAAGTGAAATAAACAGATTAAAGAAAAAGTATGGATCAACTGTAAACGATATACTCGCATATATGGCAAAAATCGAAGAGGAAATTGAGGAAATAACAAATAAGGATTCTCATCTTACAAATCTCGCTGAACAGATTAATGAAACGGCTAAAGATGCTTACCTGGAGGCATGTCAACTTCATAACATTCGAAGGAAAGCCGCTGATTCATTAATGAAGGCTGTTCACCAGGAATTAAAGGGCTTATACTTAGAAAAAGCGTCTTTCTCTATATCTTTTGACCATAAACAACATGAACGATTGATACAAAATAATGATTATACATCCATAGATCTGCATAAAAATGGGTTTGATCATGTCCGCTTTTTGATATCTACAAATACAGGCGAGCCTTTAAAATCATTAAATAAAGTAGCTTCCGGTGGTGAGCTTTCACGAATTATGCTTGTTCTTAAAAAAATATTTGCAAAACATCAGGGTGTAACAAGTGTTATATTTGATGAAGTGGATACTGGGGTAAGTGGACGTGTAGCACAAGCAATAGCCGAAAAAATATTTCAGATATCCAGTGAATCACAAGTTTTATGTATAACACATTTACCACAGGTAGCAGCAATGGCTGATGTTCATAAATTAATTGAGAAGCAAGAGATAGAAAATCGAACAGCAACGCTCGTTTGGGAATTAACAGCAGAAGAGAAAATAGAAGAATTAAGCAGAATGATGACCGGAACGAAATTAACAGAAACAGCAAAAGAACATGGCAAAGAACTACTTGATTTGGCATCTGCATTTAAAAATAAAAAATAG
- the ahrC gene encoding transcriptional regulator AhrC/ArgR: protein MSKIQRHIKIRDLITNNEIDTQDELVDRLKNLGYNVTQATVSRDIKDLHLVKVPSTNGQYKYSLPADQRFNPLDKLKRLIMDAFVKIDHASHFIVLNTLPGNAHAVGVLIDNLDWEEIMGTICGDDTCLIICRTEADTEIIKDRFLSML from the coding sequence ATGAGTAAGATACAGCGTCATATAAAGATTCGTGATTTAATTACGAATAACGAAATAGACACACAGGATGAACTTGTCGACCGGTTAAAAAATCTGGGGTATAATGTCACGCAGGCAACCGTTTCCCGGGATATAAAAGACCTGCATCTTGTAAAAGTTCCATCGACAAATGGACAATACAAATATAGCCTTCCTGCAGACCAACGATTTAACCCCTTGGACAAGTTAAAACGTTTAATCATGGATGCGTTTGTGAAAATTGATCATGCCAGCCATTTTATCGTTTTAAACACACTTCCGGGCAATGCGCATGCGGTAGGAGTATTAATCGATAATTTAGATTGGGAAGAAATTATGGGAACGATATGTGGAGATGATACTTGTTTAATTATTTGTAGAACAGAAGCGGATACGGAAATAATTAAAGATCGTTTTTTAAGTATGTTGTAA